In one window of Helianthus annuus cultivar XRQ/B chromosome 17, HanXRQr2.0-SUNRISE, whole genome shotgun sequence DNA:
- the LOC110921144 gene encoding probable feruloyl esterase A, which produces MERRWWISLLIAICLCVGSSGRGLETKQKVHSPLYNHTLATILVEYASAVYISDLTDLFTWTCSRCNGLTKGFEVIELVVDVQNCLQAFVGVADDLDAIVIAFRGTQETSIQNWIEDLFWKQLDFDYPGCTDGKVHHGFFNAYNNTIVRSGILDGVSRAKEIYGDLKIMVTGHSMGGAMAAFCGLDLALIYGSKNVQVMTFGQPRIGNAAFATYYSEVVPNTFRVTHEHDMVPHLPPYYQFFPQKTYHHFPREVWLYNIGLGFLIYEVEKICDDSGEDPDCSRSVSGNSITDHLTYFGVEMGCDTSSKCRIVMAPSLASYGKVDDYGNFALSRVPSKFILKKNEGPEISDQ; this is translated from the exons ATGGAGCGAAGATGGTGGATATCTTTGCTGATCGCAATCTGTTTGTGTGTTGGTTCATCTGGTAGAG GACTTGAAACCAAGCAAAAGGTTCATTCACCACTTTACAATCACACACTTGCCACAATTCTGGTGGAATATGCTTCTGCG GTTTACATTTCAGATTTAACAGATCTTTTTACATGGACTTGTTCAAGATGTAATGGCCTGACCAAG ggttttgaagttATAGAGCTTGTTGTTGATGTTCAAAACTGCCTGCAG GCCTTTGTTGGGGTTGCAGATGATCTTGATGCCATTGTTATAGCATTTAGAGGCACTCAAGAAACCAG TATACAGAATTGGATCGAGGACCTATTCTGGAAACAGCTCGACTTCGATTATCCCGGGTGCACAGATGGCAAG GTGCATCATGGGTTTTTTAACGCTTATAACAATACCATTGTACGTTCGGGAATTCTCGATGGTGTTAGTAGAGCAAAAGAGATATACGGAGATCTTAAAATTATGGTGACGGGGCATTCAATGGGCGGAGCGATGGCCGCCTTTTGTGGATTGGATCTTGCG CTTATTTACGGGTCCAAGAACGTTCAAGTTATGACGTTTGGACAACCTAGAATTGGCAATGCTGCTTTTGCGACGTATTACAGCGAAGTTGTACCGAATACGTTTAGAGTGACGCATGAACACGACATGGTCCCACATCTGCCTCCGTATTATCAGTTTTTCCCGCAGAAGACGTATCATCACTTCCCAAGAGAG GTGTGGCTCTATAACATTGGATTAGGGTTTCTTATCTATGAAGTCGAGAAGATCTGTGATGATTCTGGTGAAGACCCTGATTGTAGCCG ATCGGTATCTGGAAACAGTATTACGGACCATTTGACTTATTTTGGTGTTGAGATGGGGTGCGACACGTCAAGCAAATGCAGGATCGTGATGGCTCCTAGTCTTGCTTCGTATGGTAAAGTAGATGATTATGGTAATTTTGCGTTGTCGAGAGTTCCTtctaagtttattttgaaaaagaaTGAAGGACCAGAAATTAGCGACCAGTGA